A DNA window from Hemibagrus wyckioides isolate EC202008001 linkage group LG11, SWU_Hwy_1.0, whole genome shotgun sequence contains the following coding sequences:
- the ctsa gene encoding lysosomal protective protein isoform X1 — protein sequence MKSPNPVEVQSTEGQKGARKNASWVKRRVKGQEQTMYATLLVLLLGALGVLGAPAADEIKSLPGLSKQPSFKQYSGYFTVAGNKHLHYWFVESQKNPASSPVVLWLNGGPGCSSLDGLLTEHGPFLIQDDGATLQYNPYSWNMIANVLYLESPAGVGFSYSDDKKYATNDSEVSMNNYLALKEFFRLFPEYSKNELFLTGESYGGIYIPTLAERVLEDSSLNLQGIAVGNGLSSYELNDNSLVYFANYHGLLGESLWATLQKYCCKDGQCNFYNNPDTSCLDPVSQAQQIVYSSGLNIYNLYADCAGGVPYSTSVENGRLVIRDLGNNFINLNWSNLWNQKLRALGSVFKTLKLDPPCVNSTPSATYLNNPYVKSALHISPDALDWDICSAEVNLNYNRLYMDVKKQYLKILGALKYRVLVYNGDVDMACNFLGDEWFVESLKQEVTVQRRPWLYYNGETQQIGGFVKEFTNLSFLTVKGSGHMVPSDKPIAAYTMFQRFITKQPF from the exons ATGAAATCCCCAAATCCAGTCGAAGTCCAAAGTACCGAGGGGCAAAAAGGAGCCCGAAAAAATGCAAGCTGGGTGAAGAGACGAGTTAAAGGACAGGAGCAAACG ATGTATGCGACGCTACTTGTGTTACTGTTGGGAGCACTGGGAGTGTTGGGAGCTCCAGCTGCGGATGAGATTAAGTCTCTCCCCGGGCTTTCCAAACAGCCAAGCTTCAAACAGTATTCAGGCTACTTTACAGTGGCTGGCAACAAACATCTCCACTACTG GTTTGTGGAGTCTCAGAAGAACCCGGCGAGCAGCCCGGTGGTGCTGTGGCTGAATGGAGGACCTGGCTGTAGCTCCCTGGATGGCCTGCTCACGGAACATGGCCCTTTTCTG ATCCAGGATGATGGTGCTACTCTACAGTACAACCCTTATTCATGGAATATG ATTGCTAACGTGCTATACCTGGAGTCACCAGCAGGGGTCGGATTTTCCTATTCTGATGACAAGAAATACGCAACCAACGActcggag GTATCCATGAACAATTACTTGGCCCTCAAGGAATTTTTCCGACTTTTCCCAGAGTACAGCAAGAATGAGCTTTTTCTCACAGGCGAGAGCTATGGAGGCATTTACATTCCTACACTAGCTGAGAGAGTTCTGGAGGACAGTAGCCTCAACCTGCAG ggtaTAGCTGTTGGAAATGGCTTGTCCAGCTATGAACTGAATGACAACTCGCTTGTCTATTTTGCAAATTACCATGGACTGCTTGGAGAGAG tttaTGGGCGACTCTGCAGAAGTATTGCTGTAAAGACGGACAATGTAACTTCTATAATAATCCTGATACCTCATGCTTGGATCCA GTATCACAAGCACAGCAAATTGTCTACAGTTCTGGACTTAACATTTATAACCTGTATGCCGATTGTGCTGGTGGAGTTCCTTACAGTACAAG CGTTGAAAATGGACGCCTTGTTATTCGTGACCTGGGAAATAACTTCATTAACCTGAATTGGTCTAACTTATGGAACCAG aaactACGAGCACTGGGCTCTGTTTTCAAAACCTTAAAGCTTGACCCTCCCTGTGTCAACTCTACCCCGTCTGCTACATACCTGAACAACCCCTATGTCAAGTCTGCTCTCCACATCTCTCCTGATGCACTTGACTGGGATATCTGCAG TGCTGAGGTTAATCTTAACTATAACCGTCTCTACATGGATGTAAAGAAGCAGTACCTGAAGATACTCGGAGCTCTG AAATACCGTGTGCTGGTGTACAACGGGGATGTGGACATGGCCTGTAATTTCCTTGGTGATGAGTGGTTTGTTGAGTCCCTTAAACAGGAG GTCACAGTTCAGCGCAGGCCATGGCTCTATTACAATGGTGAGACACAGCAGATTGGTGGATTTGTCAAAGAGTTCACAAATCTCTCTTTCCTTACTGTCAAG GGTTCTGGTCACATGGTCCCCTCTGATAAGCCTATAGCAGCCTATACCATGTTCCAGCGCTTCATCACAAAACAGCCGTTCTAA
- the ctsa gene encoding lysosomal protective protein isoform X2, with translation MRQSRGNLWTGVKMYATLLVLLLGALGVLGAPAADEIKSLPGLSKQPSFKQYSGYFTVAGNKHLHYWFVESQKNPASSPVVLWLNGGPGCSSLDGLLTEHGPFLIQDDGATLQYNPYSWNMIANVLYLESPAGVGFSYSDDKKYATNDSEVSMNNYLALKEFFRLFPEYSKNELFLTGESYGGIYIPTLAERVLEDSSLNLQGIAVGNGLSSYELNDNSLVYFANYHGLLGESLWATLQKYCCKDGQCNFYNNPDTSCLDPVSQAQQIVYSSGLNIYNLYADCAGGVPYSTSVENGRLVIRDLGNNFINLNWSNLWNQKLRALGSVFKTLKLDPPCVNSTPSATYLNNPYVKSALHISPDALDWDICSAEVNLNYNRLYMDVKKQYLKILGALKYRVLVYNGDVDMACNFLGDEWFVESLKQEVTVQRRPWLYYNGETQQIGGFVKEFTNLSFLTVKGSGHMVPSDKPIAAYTMFQRFITKQPF, from the exons ATGCGGCAGTCTAGGGGAAACTTGTGGACGGGTGTAAAG ATGTATGCGACGCTACTTGTGTTACTGTTGGGAGCACTGGGAGTGTTGGGAGCTCCAGCTGCGGATGAGATTAAGTCTCTCCCCGGGCTTTCCAAACAGCCAAGCTTCAAACAGTATTCAGGCTACTTTACAGTGGCTGGCAACAAACATCTCCACTACTG GTTTGTGGAGTCTCAGAAGAACCCGGCGAGCAGCCCGGTGGTGCTGTGGCTGAATGGAGGACCTGGCTGTAGCTCCCTGGATGGCCTGCTCACGGAACATGGCCCTTTTCTG ATCCAGGATGATGGTGCTACTCTACAGTACAACCCTTATTCATGGAATATG ATTGCTAACGTGCTATACCTGGAGTCACCAGCAGGGGTCGGATTTTCCTATTCTGATGACAAGAAATACGCAACCAACGActcggag GTATCCATGAACAATTACTTGGCCCTCAAGGAATTTTTCCGACTTTTCCCAGAGTACAGCAAGAATGAGCTTTTTCTCACAGGCGAGAGCTATGGAGGCATTTACATTCCTACACTAGCTGAGAGAGTTCTGGAGGACAGTAGCCTCAACCTGCAG ggtaTAGCTGTTGGAAATGGCTTGTCCAGCTATGAACTGAATGACAACTCGCTTGTCTATTTTGCAAATTACCATGGACTGCTTGGAGAGAG tttaTGGGCGACTCTGCAGAAGTATTGCTGTAAAGACGGACAATGTAACTTCTATAATAATCCTGATACCTCATGCTTGGATCCA GTATCACAAGCACAGCAAATTGTCTACAGTTCTGGACTTAACATTTATAACCTGTATGCCGATTGTGCTGGTGGAGTTCCTTACAGTACAAG CGTTGAAAATGGACGCCTTGTTATTCGTGACCTGGGAAATAACTTCATTAACCTGAATTGGTCTAACTTATGGAACCAG aaactACGAGCACTGGGCTCTGTTTTCAAAACCTTAAAGCTTGACCCTCCCTGTGTCAACTCTACCCCGTCTGCTACATACCTGAACAACCCCTATGTCAAGTCTGCTCTCCACATCTCTCCTGATGCACTTGACTGGGATATCTGCAG TGCTGAGGTTAATCTTAACTATAACCGTCTCTACATGGATGTAAAGAAGCAGTACCTGAAGATACTCGGAGCTCTG AAATACCGTGTGCTGGTGTACAACGGGGATGTGGACATGGCCTGTAATTTCCTTGGTGATGAGTGGTTTGTTGAGTCCCTTAAACAGGAG GTCACAGTTCAGCGCAGGCCATGGCTCTATTACAATGGTGAGACACAGCAGATTGGTGGATTTGTCAAAGAGTTCACAAATCTCTCTTTCCTTACTGTCAAG GGTTCTGGTCACATGGTCCCCTCTGATAAGCCTATAGCAGCCTATACCATGTTCCAGCGCTTCATCACAAAACAGCCGTTCTAA